The following are encoded together in the Halomonas halophila genome:
- a CDS encoding YgjV family protein: protein MEEIGLSGLVTREWLGQGVSLVALALCVAGFASRRDDRLFVLLLFANVAFAAQFALFQSWVAAGISALIVLRIVLVRRYPGNAAVMAGVLVATLAVALLTWSGPRDVPALLAGLLGTWGMFMLRGIAMRAVLAVAAFCWVISNLLAGSIGGTLAETLILLTNVITIWRLRRAARRYGLSP, encoded by the coding sequence ATGGAAGAGATCGGCCTGAGCGGGCTGGTGACGAGGGAGTGGCTGGGGCAGGGCGTCAGCCTGGTGGCATTGGCGCTGTGCGTGGCCGGCTTCGCCAGCCGGCGCGACGATCGGCTGTTCGTGCTGCTGCTGTTCGCCAACGTGGCCTTCGCCGCCCAGTTCGCGCTGTTCCAGAGCTGGGTGGCGGCGGGCATCTCGGCGCTGATCGTGCTGCGCATCGTCCTGGTGCGCCGCTACCCGGGCAACGCCGCGGTGATGGCCGGGGTCCTCGTCGCCACCCTGGCGGTCGCCCTGCTGACCTGGAGCGGCCCGCGCGACGTGCCGGCACTGCTAGCCGGCCTGCTGGGCACCTGGGGCATGTTCATGCTGCGCGGCATCGCCATGCGCGCGGTGCTGGCCGTGGCGGCCTTCTGCTGGGTGATCAGCAACCTGCTGGCCGGTTCCATCGGCGGCACCCTCGCCGAGACGCTGATCCTCCTGACCAATGTGATCACCATCTGGCGCCTGCGCCGCGCCGCGCGGCGCTATGGTCTGAGCCCCTGA
- the bfr gene encoding bacterioferritin gives MQGNQEIIDALNGLLAAELAAMDQYFVHAEMYADMGLTKLHERIDHEFYDEKGHAQKLIERILMLEGKPDIHTRTEVRIGKDVEEMLGYDLQLEYEVGDALKAAIALCERERDFNTRAILLPLLSDTEEDHAHWLEQQLRLIKLVGRENYLVAQM, from the coding sequence ATGCAAGGCAACCAAGAGATCATCGACGCCCTGAACGGCCTGCTCGCCGCCGAGCTCGCCGCCATGGACCAGTACTTCGTGCACGCCGAGATGTATGCCGACATGGGGCTGACCAAGCTCCATGAGCGCATCGACCACGAGTTCTACGACGAGAAGGGCCACGCCCAGAAGCTGATCGAGCGCATCCTGATGCTCGAGGGCAAGCCGGACATCCACACCCGCACCGAGGTGCGCATCGGCAAGGACGTGGAAGAGATGCTCGGCTACGATCTGCAGCTCGAGTACGAGGTGGGCGACGCCCTGAAGGCCGCCATCGCCCTTTGCGAACGCGAGCGCGACTTCAACACCCGCGCCATCCTGCTGCCGCTGCTTTCCGACACCGAGGAAGATCACGCCCACTGGCTGGAACAGCAGCTGCGCCTGATCAAGCTGGTCGGCCGCGAGAACTATCTGGTCGCCCAGATGTAA
- the pncB gene encoding nicotinate phosphoribosyltransferase has protein sequence MAATYRAPGQIITSLLDTDWYKLTMMQGVHHNYPNASVTWEFRCRDAEDLRPYLDEIRAQIDGLASLSLSEAESDYLSGFAYMSPDFVRFLELYRFRPQYVDLHMEGSELCIVIDGPWTHSILFEIVILAIISEVRNHTRNPGASVDQAVSQLRAKMDRLRRDYTPAQLADFRLADFGTRRRLSQPVQEAIVEVLTKEFPGQFVGTSNVDIARRHGLAPMGTMAHEWVMAHQQLGSRLVDSQRAALEAWVQEYRGHLGVALTDTINLDAFLADFDLYFAKLFDGLRHDSGDPMVFAEKCIRHYETLGIDPRGKTLIFSDALTFDSAMGIKTALDGRIRTSFGIGTSLTCDLPDVKPMNMVIKLVACNGQPVAKISDAPGKMLSRDEAYVRYLKSVFGVSH, from the coding sequence ATGGCGGCCACGTACCGCGCCCCGGGTCAGATCATCACCTCGCTGCTGGATACCGACTGGTACAAGCTCACCATGATGCAAGGGGTTCACCACAACTACCCCAATGCCAGCGTGACCTGGGAATTCCGCTGCCGCGACGCCGAGGACCTGCGCCCCTATCTCGACGAGATCCGCGCCCAGATCGACGGCCTGGCCTCGCTGTCGCTGAGCGAGGCGGAATCGGACTACCTGAGCGGCTTCGCCTACATGTCGCCGGACTTCGTTCGCTTCCTGGAGCTGTACCGCTTCCGTCCGCAGTATGTGGACCTGCACATGGAGGGCAGCGAGCTGTGCATCGTCATCGACGGGCCCTGGACGCACAGCATCCTGTTCGAGATCGTGATCCTCGCCATCATCAGCGAAGTGCGCAATCACACCCGGAACCCCGGGGCCAGCGTCGATCAGGCCGTGTCACAGCTGCGCGCGAAGATGGACCGGCTGCGCCGTGACTATACGCCGGCCCAGCTGGCCGACTTCCGGCTGGCCGACTTCGGCACCCGGCGGCGGCTCTCCCAGCCGGTGCAGGAGGCCATCGTCGAGGTGCTGACCAAGGAGTTTCCCGGCCAGTTCGTCGGCACCAGCAACGTCGATATCGCCCGGCGCCACGGCCTGGCGCCGATGGGCACCATGGCCCACGAGTGGGTGATGGCCCATCAGCAGCTCGGCAGCCGGCTGGTGGACAGCCAGCGCGCCGCGCTGGAGGCCTGGGTACAGGAATATCGCGGCCATCTGGGCGTGGCGCTGACCGACACCATCAACCTCGACGCCTTCCTGGCCGACTTCGATCTGTACTTCGCCAAGCTGTTCGACGGCCTGCGGCATGACAGCGGCGATCCCATGGTGTTCGCCGAGAAGTGCATCCGCCACTATGAGACGCTCGGCATCGACCCGCGCGGCAAGACGCTGATCTTCAGCGACGCCCTGACCTTCGACTCGGCGATGGGCATCAAGACCGCGCTGGACGGGCGCATCCGCACCAGTTTCGGCATCGGCACCAGCCTTACCTGCGACCTGCCGGACGTGAAGCCAATGAACATGGTGATCAAGCTGGTGGCCTGCAACGGCCAGCCGGTGGCCAAGATCTCCGATGCCCCGGGCAAGATGCTGTCCCGGGACGAGGCCTATGTGCGCTACCTGAAAAGCGTCTTCGGCGTTTCGCACTGA
- a CDS encoding DUF1499 domain-containing protein, translated as MSLTFKPRPRGGRWPVALAWLATLLLVLAAALMGGAGPAYRMEWLTLGQSFSLLHRGALLAVGAAGVAALAFLIAGLCRRGKPALASLLVIGAVVAMVAQPLQLRELARRMPPIHDITTDLADPPAFEALAEARREAPNALDYPRAFAEAQRSGYPALGPLEIARPLPEVRDAAEALARARGWTIAAVSERRLEAVATTRWFGFEDDIVIRLTPTPAGTTVDMRSASRLGRSDLGTNAARIQTFLEDLTARLSA; from the coding sequence ATGTCGTTGACCTTCAAGCCCCGACCTCGTGGCGGCCGCTGGCCGGTCGCCCTGGCCTGGCTGGCCACGCTGCTGCTCGTCCTCGCGGCGGCGCTGATGGGCGGCGCAGGGCCGGCCTACCGGATGGAATGGCTGACGCTCGGGCAGTCGTTCTCGCTGCTGCATCGCGGCGCCCTGCTGGCCGTGGGCGCGGCGGGCGTCGCCGCCCTGGCCTTCCTGATCGCCGGCCTGTGTCGGCGCGGCAAGCCGGCCCTGGCGAGCCTGCTGGTGATCGGTGCGGTGGTGGCGATGGTGGCCCAGCCGCTTCAGCTGCGCGAGCTGGCCCGCCGCATGCCGCCGATTCATGACATCACCACCGATCTCGCCGATCCGCCGGCCTTCGAGGCGCTGGCCGAGGCGCGCCGGGAAGCGCCCAACGCGCTCGACTACCCCCGCGCCTTCGCCGAGGCCCAGCGTTCCGGCTACCCGGCCCTGGGGCCGCTGGAGATCGCCCGCCCCCTGCCGGAGGTGCGCGATGCCGCCGAGGCTCTGGCCCGGGCACGCGGCTGGACGATCGCGGCCGTCTCCGAACGCCGGCTCGAGGCGGTGGCGACCACCCGCTGGTTCGGCTTCGAGGACGATATCGTGATCCGCCTGACGCCGACGCCAGCGGGCACCACGGTGGACATGCGCTCGGCCTCGCGCCTCGGCCGGAGCGATCTGGGCACCAATGCCGCGCGCATCCAGACCTTCCTCGAGGACCTGACGGCACGCCTGTCCGCCTGA
- the nfsA gene encoding oxygen-insensitive NADPH nitroreductase has product MNPTIELLKSHRSVRKFTDQKIPHELLRELVSAGQAAASSNHVQAYSVIHVTTPAKREQIAELAGGQGYIASASDFLVFCADMKRPTEASDRTGANVVRGMTEQLLVASVDTALMAQNVAVAAESEGLGICYIGGIRNNPQAVSELLELPDHVYPVFGMCIGHPAHDPDVKPRLPVEAILKEDRYTDDREQVDAYDDEMQRYYGERTGGTKDTNWSKSLGPLFDTKLRPHMRDFLVKRGFEMK; this is encoded by the coding sequence ATGAATCCGACCATCGAACTGCTGAAGTCCCACCGCTCGGTACGCAAGTTCACCGACCAGAAGATCCCGCACGAGCTGCTGCGGGAGCTGGTCAGCGCCGGCCAGGCCGCCGCGTCCTCCAACCATGTGCAGGCCTACAGCGTCATCCACGTGACCACCCCGGCCAAGCGCGAACAGATCGCCGAGCTGGCCGGTGGCCAGGGCTATATCGCCAGCGCCTCCGACTTCCTGGTGTTCTGCGCCGACATGAAGCGGCCCACCGAGGCTTCCGATCGCACCGGTGCCAACGTCGTGCGCGGCATGACCGAGCAGCTGCTGGTGGCCAGCGTCGACACCGCGCTGATGGCGCAGAACGTGGCCGTGGCCGCCGAGTCCGAGGGCCTCGGCATCTGCTACATCGGCGGCATCCGCAACAACCCGCAGGCCGTCAGCGAGCTGCTCGAGCTGCCGGACCACGTCTACCCGGTGTTCGGCATGTGCATCGGCCACCCGGCCCACGATCCGGACGTGAAGCCGCGCCTGCCGGTGGAGGCGATCCTCAAGGAAGACCGCTACACCGACGATCGCGAGCAGGTCGACGCCTACGACGACGAGATGCAGCGCTACTACGGTGAGCGCACCGGCGGTACCAAGGACACCAACTGGTCGAAGAGCCTAGGCCCGCTGTTCGACACCAAGCTGCGTCCTCATATGCGCGACTTCCTGGTCAAGCGCGGCTTCGAGATGAAGTAA
- the mapR gene encoding GntR family transcriptional regulator MpaR (MapR regulates genes involved in Pseudomonas quinolone signal (PQS) production and anthranilate metabolism), whose translation MKRYETFADQIAELIREGVLAPGERVPSVRQASRQYGISHSTVFQAYYLLEDRGLIVARSRSGYYVREQARRVLHEPRMTPSRQESADVAVSELVFSVLDSLQDPDTVPFGSAFPSPELFPLARLARSMARGLREMNDNEVLRDMTAGDADLRRQIVLRYTLKGMPLPPEELVITSGAMEALNLGLQCVTEPGDLVAIESPAFYASLQILERLKLRAVEIPVHPREGVDLDVLADSLARLPIKACWFMSHLQNPLGASLDDDRKRALYALIKRHRVPLIEDDAYAELHFGTTPPKPVKQFDDEGLVIHCGSFSKSLAPGYRVGWVAAGRFAEAISRLKLMTTISPSVPAQAAIADYLQYGGYDRHLRRLRHALETQQGRMLTAAAQHFPAETRATRPAGGYFLWFELPERVDSLRLFHLAREHGISLAPGPIFSATQGFRHCLRLSYGHPWTPRSEAAMATLGELIDTF comes from the coding sequence ATGAAACGCTACGAGACATTCGCCGACCAGATCGCCGAGCTGATCCGCGAGGGCGTGCTGGCCCCGGGCGAGCGGGTGCCCTCGGTGCGCCAGGCCAGCCGCCAGTACGGTATCAGCCACTCCACCGTCTTCCAGGCCTACTACCTGCTGGAGGATCGCGGACTGATCGTGGCCAGGTCGCGCTCCGGCTATTACGTGCGCGAGCAGGCCCGGCGCGTGCTGCACGAGCCGCGCATGACACCGAGCCGGCAGGAAAGCGCCGACGTGGCCGTCAGCGAGCTGGTGTTCTCGGTGCTCGACTCGCTCCAGGACCCCGACACCGTGCCGTTCGGCTCGGCCTTCCCCAGCCCCGAGCTGTTCCCGCTCGCCCGGCTGGCCCGCAGCATGGCCAGGGGCCTGCGCGAGATGAACGACAATGAGGTGCTCAGGGACATGACGGCGGGCGACGCCGACCTGCGCCGCCAGATCGTGCTGCGCTACACGCTGAAGGGGATGCCGCTGCCGCCCGAGGAGCTGGTGATCACCAGCGGCGCCATGGAGGCGCTGAACCTGGGGCTACAGTGCGTGACCGAGCCCGGGGACCTGGTCGCCATCGAGTCGCCGGCCTTCTATGCCAGCCTGCAGATCCTCGAGCGCCTGAAGCTCAGGGCGGTGGAGATTCCCGTGCACCCGCGCGAGGGCGTCGACCTGGACGTGCTGGCGGACAGCCTCGCGCGGCTGCCGATCAAGGCCTGCTGGTTCATGAGCCATCTGCAGAACCCGCTCGGTGCGAGCCTCGACGACGACAGGAAGCGCGCCCTCTACGCGCTGATCAAGCGCCACCGGGTGCCGCTGATCGAGGACGACGCCTACGCGGAGCTGCACTTCGGCACCACGCCGCCGAAGCCGGTGAAGCAGTTCGACGACGAGGGCCTGGTCATCCACTGCGGCTCGTTCTCGAAGAGCCTGGCGCCGGGGTATCGGGTCGGCTGGGTGGCGGCCGGGCGCTTCGCGGAGGCGATCTCACGGCTCAAGCTGATGACCACCATCTCGCCCTCGGTGCCGGCCCAGGCGGCCATCGCCGACTATCTCCAGTACGGCGGCTATGACCGCCACCTGCGCCGGCTACGCCATGCACTGGAGACCCAGCAGGGCCGGATGCTGACCGCAGCGGCGCAACACTTTCCGGCCGAGACCCGGGCCACGCGCCCGGCCGGCGGCTACTTCCTGTGGTTCGAACTGCCCGAGCGAGTGGACTCGCTGCGCCTGTTCCATCTGGCCCGGGAGCATGGCATCAGCCTGGCGCCGGGGCCGATCTTCTCCGCCACCCAGGGCTTTCGCCACTGCCTGCGCCTGAGCTACGGCCATCCCTGGACGCCGCGCAGCGAGGCGGCCATGGCGACGCTGGGCGAGCTGATCGACACTTTCTGA
- a CDS encoding DUF2170 family protein — MVTSYSSANVLFEDILAQQATEDSEAAWPKGDIELVPDSQTILWTLEDYGDLVVTLTYSDDQWVVLADIAPVAAVKDTATLNRLLLEQGVAIPLVSAGVMTLNGEAHYVVFGQLYGGSRPEAISAEVHACASAAIDIADLVQDYIA; from the coding sequence TTGGTAACCAGCTACTCATCAGCCAATGTTCTGTTCGAGGATATCCTCGCGCAGCAGGCGACAGAAGATAGCGAGGCCGCGTGGCCGAAGGGCGACATCGAGCTGGTGCCCGATTCGCAGACGATCCTGTGGACGCTGGAAGACTACGGCGACCTGGTGGTGACGCTGACGTACAGTGACGATCAATGGGTCGTGCTGGCCGATATCGCCCCCGTCGCCGCGGTGAAGGACACCGCCACCCTGAATCGCCTCCTGCTGGAGCAGGGCGTGGCGATTCCGCTGGTTTCCGCCGGCGTCATGACGCTCAACGGCGAAGCCCACTATGTGGTCTTCGGGCAGCTCTACGGCGGCTCCCGGCCGGAGGCGATCAGCGCCGAGGTGCATGCCTGTGCCTCCGCCGCCATCGATATCGCCGATCTCGTCCAGGACTACATCGCTTAA
- a CDS encoding PspA/IM30 family protein, with protein MLRKIFTAFRGAASETGEAIIDHQAIRILEQEMRDAEKELNDAKTQLASIMADRSLAQKKVDSLVDSISEYEASAIAALEKGDEALAQEVAGRIASLEEEKASEEAVVAQYDGSIETLQSTIRKSQNNQRQIKQQISVVKATESAQKAQAAVAEKHSGQNASMSNAMDSLDRIKKKQEHRAAQMEAASQMEKEASGADLDERLKDAGIGSSNRQASDVMSRLKARAQSADSDS; from the coding sequence ATGTTGCGTAAAATCTTCACGGCTTTCCGCGGCGCCGCCAGTGAAACCGGCGAGGCCATCATCGATCATCAGGCCATCCGTATCCTGGAGCAGGAAATGCGCGATGCGGAGAAAGAACTGAACGATGCCAAGACCCAGCTGGCCTCGATCATGGCGGATCGCTCACTGGCGCAGAAGAAGGTCGACAGTCTCGTCGACAGCATCAGCGAGTACGAGGCCAGCGCCATCGCGGCACTGGAAAAGGGTGACGAGGCACTCGCCCAGGAAGTGGCCGGGCGCATCGCTTCGCTCGAGGAAGAAAAGGCCTCCGAAGAGGCGGTGGTCGCCCAGTACGACGGCAGCATCGAGACGCTGCAATCGACGATCCGCAAGTCGCAGAACAACCAGCGTCAGATCAAGCAGCAGATCAGCGTGGTGAAGGCCACCGAGTCGGCCCAGAAGGCCCAGGCCGCCGTGGCCGAGAAGCACTCCGGGCAGAACGCTTCCATGAGCAACGCCATGGATTCGCTGGACCGCATCAAGAAGAAGCAGGAGCATCGGGCCGCCCAGATGGAGGCCGCTTCCCAGATGGAGAAGGAGGCCAGCGGCGCGGATCTCGACGAGCGTCTCAAGGACGCGGGGATCGGCTCCAGCAACCGCCAGGCCAGTGATGTGATGTCACGCCTCAAGGCGCGTGCTCAGAGCGCGGATAGCGACAGCTGA
- a CDS encoding ion channel: MPVIVRLLKTLKASMFRVSWSFLLFVTLMHLLLSWIAMAAAGEAVASAPVTWLYFYVTTASTVGYGDFSPVTASGQLVAALWLIPGGIAIFAALIGKATMTISTYWRHLVEGRSDYRALNGHTLVIGWHGETTRNIINILRADSELPDDIVLCVCQDLSNPMPGDIKFVRGESFANAELLQRAGVAGASRIIIYDDSDERVATIALSVYPLKSERCHIVAHCGDPDTAAMLRRTLPGIECTEALAIEMLVRSSTDAGISRVVNELLSVTHGATQYQACLPATQDMTYGELFARAKRQRDVTLLGISDSNEEDGNLLNPPGDVVLHEGDVIFYMGNKRLSEHELMTLLAPSAAVTR; the protein is encoded by the coding sequence ATGCCTGTCATTGTACGTCTCTTGAAAACGCTGAAAGCGTCGATGTTCCGGGTGAGCTGGAGCTTCCTGCTCTTCGTCACCCTGATGCATCTCCTGCTCTCATGGATCGCCATGGCCGCCGCAGGGGAAGCGGTCGCGTCCGCCCCGGTGACGTGGCTGTACTTCTATGTCACGACGGCCTCCACCGTCGGCTACGGCGATTTTTCTCCCGTCACGGCGAGCGGCCAACTCGTGGCCGCGCTTTGGTTGATTCCGGGAGGGATCGCTATCTTTGCCGCGCTGATCGGCAAGGCGACCATGACCATCAGTACCTATTGGAGGCACCTCGTGGAAGGACGAAGCGACTACCGTGCGCTGAACGGTCATACCCTGGTGATTGGCTGGCACGGCGAAACGACCCGCAACATCATCAACATCCTGCGCGCCGACAGCGAGCTGCCCGACGATATCGTGCTGTGCGTCTGCCAGGACCTCAGCAACCCGATGCCCGGCGATATCAAGTTCGTCCGCGGCGAGAGCTTCGCCAATGCTGAGCTGCTGCAGCGCGCCGGAGTCGCCGGTGCCAGCCGTATCATCATCTACGACGATAGCGACGAACGGGTCGCCACCATCGCGCTCTCGGTCTATCCCCTCAAGTCGGAGCGCTGCCATATCGTCGCGCACTGCGGGGATCCGGACACCGCGGCCATGCTGCGCCGAACCCTGCCCGGGATCGAGTGCACCGAAGCGCTCGCCATCGAAATGCTGGTGCGTTCCTCGACGGATGCCGGCATCAGCCGGGTGGTCAACGAGCTGCTCTCGGTGACGCACGGTGCCACCCAGTATCAGGCCTGCCTGCCGGCGACCCAGGACATGACCTACGGCGAGCTGTTTGCCCGGGCCAAGCGCCAGCGCGATGTCACCCTGCTCGGCATCAGCGACAGCAACGAAGAAGACGGCAACCTGCTCAACCCGCCGGGAGACGTCGTGCTGCATGAGGGTGACGTGATCTTCTACATGGGCAACAAGCGACTTTCCGAGCATGAGCTGATGACGCTGCTGGCGCCGTCGGCCGCCGTCACTCGGTAA
- a CDS encoding DUF2491 family protein, translating to MFDKMKALLRGATSDQKEQQAFDDQQARLARGLPTHMSPEDFAGMRLDGRVTFDLLALEPYSDLLFDSSMGGQDLHIAAVGRVDLGQGESLVRFYLENDTWVQASVEAGKVIEYKLFDFYQVQHLADTEFDRLINEHGVSNGGVSLGKAVLPLESESGQTASYGRVWGQEGVPWSPPVLLEEEVTTLESVINRRVIHHCMLYERQLEGEGRYEYVLLSGEADEEDRSYQLVTNLGIDLNPNNITAV from the coding sequence ATGTTCGACAAGATGAAAGCCCTGCTGCGCGGTGCGACTTCCGACCAGAAGGAACAGCAAGCCTTTGATGATCAGCAGGCCAGGCTCGCTCGCGGCCTGCCGACCCACATGTCGCCGGAAGACTTCGCCGGCATGCGTCTCGACGGGCGCGTGACCTTCGATCTGCTGGCACTGGAGCCCTACAGCGACCTGCTTTTCGACAGCAGCATGGGTGGGCAGGACCTGCATATCGCTGCCGTGGGAAGGGTCGACCTGGGGCAGGGCGAAAGCCTGGTGCGCTTCTACCTGGAGAACGACACCTGGGTGCAGGCCTCGGTCGAAGCGGGAAAGGTGATCGAATACAAGCTGTTCGACTTCTACCAGGTGCAGCATCTGGCCGATACCGAGTTCGATCGCCTCATCAACGAACACGGCGTATCCAATGGCGGAGTGTCACTGGGGAAAGCCGTGCTTCCGCTTGAAAGTGAAAGTGGGCAGACGGCAAGCTATGGCCGGGTTTGGGGGCAGGAAGGCGTGCCCTGGTCGCCACCGGTGCTGCTCGAAGAGGAAGTCACCACGCTGGAAAGCGTCATCAACCGTCGGGTCATTCACCACTGCATGCTCTATGAGCGTCAACTCGAAGGCGAGGGACGCTACGAATATGTGCTGCTGAGTGGTGAAGCCGACGAGGAAGATCGCAGCTATCAGCTGGTGACCAACCTCGGTATCGACCTGAACCCGAATAATATTACGGCGGTATAA
- a CDS encoding DUF350 domain-containing protein codes for MNYLAGLPAFLCYLITGVVMLVLFMFCYSKVTPHKEWKLIQAGNTAASAAYGGAILGFTIPLYSAMSHSISLVDFILWGIVAFVVQIVTFFVTKGVLKLQGQSLSTHISEAHVAYGVLSGSIAVAVGLLNAASMTW; via the coding sequence ATGAACTATCTCGCCGGGCTCCCCGCCTTTCTCTGCTATCTCATCACTGGCGTCGTGATGCTGGTGCTGTTCATGTTCTGCTACAGCAAGGTGACCCCGCACAAGGAATGGAAGCTGATCCAGGCGGGCAATACCGCGGCGTCGGCGGCGTATGGCGGTGCCATTCTCGGTTTCACCATCCCGCTCTATAGCGCCATGTCGCACTCGATCAGCCTGGTCGATTTCATCCTGTGGGGCATCGTGGCCTTCGTCGTCCAGATCGTGACCTTCTTCGTGACCAAGGGCGTGCTGAAGCTTCAGGGGCAGAGCCTGTCCACCCACATCAGCGAGGCGCATGTGGCCTACGGCGTGCTCAGCGGCAGCATCGCCGTCGCGGTCGGCCTGCTCAACGCCGCCTCCATGACCTGGTAA
- a CDS encoding DUF1190 domain-containing protein, with amino-acid sequence MDNANKHLPRRKRSMRITLALMGAGAATALSGCGDSTPPETLSNVEFDDTETYRSVEECVEGGIYTQQACQSAYEEAQWDLPRYHSEGMCEVFHGDDGCQPAPQTHSGSSSSFVPVMMGYMVGNMTASSSRGHMVNRPYQEPIYTRADGNQGDWSAASSRASSRMRNTKVSMRNSVQSQNRASRSYRSTSRSGFGSRSSARGGFGS; translated from the coding sequence ATGGACAACGCCAACAAGCACCTTCCGCGGCGCAAGCGCAGCATGCGCATCACCCTGGCGCTGATGGGCGCCGGCGCGGCCACGGCCCTGTCGGGCTGTGGTGACAGTACGCCTCCCGAGACGCTGAGCAACGTGGAGTTCGATGATACCGAAACCTATCGCAGCGTCGAGGAGTGCGTGGAGGGGGGGATCTATACCCAGCAGGCCTGTCAGTCGGCCTACGAGGAGGCGCAGTGGGACCTGCCGCGTTATCACTCGGAAGGTATGTGTGAAGTATTTCACGGGGACGATGGCTGCCAGCCCGCCCCGCAGACCCATAGCGGCAGCAGTAGCTCATTCGTACCGGTCATGATGGGGTATATGGTCGGCAACATGACCGCTTCGTCCAGCCGCGGCCATATGGTCAACCGCCCATATCAGGAGCCCATCTACACTCGCGCTGATGGGAATCAGGGAGATTGGTCGGCGGCATCGTCGCGGGCGTCCTCCCGAATGCGGAATACAAAGGTATCGATGCGTAATTCGGTCCAGAGCCAGAATCGAGCCTCCCGGTCCTATCGCTCGACCTCCCGCAGCGGCTTCGGTTCTCGCTCCTCGGCGCGGGGCGGCTTCGGCTCCTGA
- a CDS encoding glutathionylspermidine synthase family protein, whose translation MLKIPVQERKAWKDLAKDLGFHFHTIDGEAYWREEAYYQFTLRQIEEDIEAPTEELHEMCMEAVERVCRSDALLDKLCIPEFMWESVRSSWWSGQPQLYGRMDLAYDGQGKAKLLELNYDTPTSIYEAGFFQWVWLEQAMEQGLIPWHADQFNSIQEKLIGAFAHIGQRLVTPEMHFSSIKDHVEDRATVEYLQDCAIQAGVDAPFVYIEDIGLREGERHFLDHEDKPIQAIFKLYPWEEMADDEFGSQVPERDTHWFEPPWKTILSNKGILPLLWEWNEGHPNLLPAYFDDDPRQPLSSGWVRKPFFSREGSNIELVTPGGERESVAGPYTDSPHILQAYHPMPRFGEEHALIGSWVVGDRACGIGIREDKGRITKDTSCFVPHIIL comes from the coding sequence ATGTTGAAAATCCCCGTGCAAGAGCGCAAAGCCTGGAAAGACCTGGCCAAGGACCTGGGGTTTCATTTCCATACCATCGACGGTGAGGCCTACTGGCGAGAGGAGGCCTATTACCAGTTCACCCTGCGACAGATCGAGGAGGATATCGAGGCGCCCACCGAAGAGCTGCACGAGATGTGCATGGAAGCGGTAGAGCGCGTCTGCCGCTCCGATGCGCTACTCGACAAGCTGTGCATTCCCGAATTCATGTGGGAAAGCGTGCGGTCCTCCTGGTGGAGCGGTCAGCCCCAGCTGTATGGGCGCATGGATCTGGCCTACGACGGCCAGGGCAAGGCCAAGCTGCTCGAGCTCAACTACGATACGCCGACCTCGATCTACGAGGCGGGCTTCTTCCAGTGGGTGTGGCTCGAACAGGCGATGGAACAGGGGCTGATCCCCTGGCATGCCGACCAGTTCAACTCGATCCAGGAAAAGCTGATCGGCGCCTTCGCTCATATCGGCCAGCGCCTGGTGACGCCGGAGATGCACTTCTCCAGCATCAAGGATCACGTGGAAGACCGCGCCACCGTCGAGTATCTGCAGGACTGCGCGATCCAGGCCGGCGTGGACGCCCCCTTCGTCTACATCGAGGACATCGGCCTGCGCGAAGGCGAGCGGCATTTCCTCGATCATGAGGACAAGCCGATCCAGGCCATCTTCAAGCTCTATCCCTGGGAGGAAATGGCCGACGACGAGTTCGGCAGCCAGGTGCCGGAGAGAGACACCCACTGGTTCGAGCCGCCCTGGAAGACCATCCTCAGCAACAAGGGCATCCTGCCGCTGCTGTGGGAATGGAACGAGGGGCATCCCAACCTGTTGCCGGCCTACTTCGATGACGATCCCCGCCAGCCGCTGAGCAGCGGCTGGGTGCGCAAGCCGTTCTTCTCGCGGGAGGGCAGCAACATCGAGCTGGTCACGCCCGGCGGCGAGCGCGAGTCGGTGGCCGGCCCCTACACCGATAGCCCGCACATTCTTCAGGCCTACCATCCCATGCCGAGATTCGGCGAGGAGCACGCGCTGATCGGAAGCTGGGTGGTGGGAGATCGCGCCTGCGGCATCGGCATCCGCGAGGACAAGGGGCGCATCACCAAGGACACCAGCTGCTTCGTACCGCACATCATCCTGTGA